The Helianthus annuus cultivar XRQ/B chromosome 16, HanXRQr2.0-SUNRISE, whole genome shotgun sequence genome includes a window with the following:
- the LOC110918828 gene encoding mitogen-activated protein kinase kinase kinase 17, whose product MKRRLFGGDKDHEGKRSKQEDWTKHAQKMYGDGAAWVRGVMIGKGSFGCVFITNLKNDKSRYSLYPPVMAVKSAEVSASGSIQKEKEVMDNISGCPYVIKCFGEEITSGESGRMVYNMLLEYGSGGTLADVIKSSNGKGLPELDVRRHARSILHGLSHIHKRGYVHCDLKPQNVLMVANEGKTGGFVAKIGDLGSAKRMKQMKKNKMNNYGPCWRGTPMYLSPEAVVNGVQEKPADVWAVGCIVYEMLTGKPLWYSYQDLGVSEMISRIGDGRDMFSICSSVSAEGRSFLEKCLCRKVMCRLTANMLLKHPFLKGLPDDDIDEIEESHEVFDINTITSSSLFSDDDELWLSSCSEDEDMNGRFHEVRRFPVRL is encoded by the coding sequence ATGAAAAGACGCTTGTTTGGTGGAGACAAGGATCATGAAGGAAAAAGAAGTAAGCAAGAAGATTGGACGAAGCATGCACAAAAGATGTATGGAGATGGTGCTGCATGGGTCAGAGGTGTAATGATCGGAAAAGGCAGTTTCGGTTGTGTTTTCATCACAAATTTGAAGAACGATAAATCCAGATACAGCTTGTATCCACCGGTTATGGCCGTGAAATCTGCTGAGGTTTCTGCTTCTGGTTCAATTCAAAAGGAGAAAGAGGTTATGGATAATATTAGCGGTTGTCCGTACGTGATCAAGTGTTTTGGGGAGGAAATCACCAGCGGGGAGAGCGGTCGGATGGTGTATAACATGTTGTTGGAGTATGGTTCTGGTGGAACCTTAGCCGATGTAATCAAGAGCTCAAATGGAAAAGGATTGCCGGAATTGGACGTGAGGCGACATGCGAGATCCATTCTTCACGGGTTGAGTCACATTCACAAAAGAGGGTATGTTCATTGTGATTTGAAGCCACAAAATGTATTGATGGTAGCCAATGAAGGGAAAACTGGTGGTTTTGTTGCTAAAATTGGCGATTTGGGATCGGCGAAGAGGATGAAGCAGATGAAGAAAAATAAAATGAATAATTATGGGCCTTGTTGGAGGGGTACCCCTATGTATCTATCACCTGAAGCTGTGGTTAATGGTGTTCAAGAAAAGCCTGCTGATGTTTGGGCGGTCGGGTGTATTGTTTATGAGATGTTGACTGGAAAACCGCTTTGGTATTCATATCAGGATTTGGGTGTTAGTGAGATGATAAGTCGGATTGGCGATGGACGTGACATGTTTTCTATTTGTAGTAGTGTATCTGCAGAGGGGAGGAGTTTCTTGGAGAAATGTTTGTGTAGAAAGGTTATGTGTAGATTAACCGCTAACATGTTGTTAAAGCATCCTTTCTTAAAAGGGTTGCCTGATGATGATATCGATGAGATCGAAGAATCACATGAGGTTTTTGACATAAACACCATCACCTCATCATCATTGTTCTCTGATGATGACGAGTTGTGGTTGTCTTCTtgttcagaagatgaagatatgAATGGTAGATTTCATGAAGTGCGGAGATTTCCAGTAAGATTATAA